One genomic region from Streptomyces sp. Li-HN-5-11 encodes:
- a CDS encoding SCO5717 family growth-regulating ATPase: MNSDRDGIRGGWATPGDDQSDAESAIETTGEFTIDYAPPAWYTQNASGTVGEAPQTPAQAPAPGPAPAPAQAPAPAPAPAATHAPAPAPAAPATPPPPPQAGPQVGLPDLPPGGGFQPAWAPAAAASPAAAAPPAAPEAEDAQNGDLVSGATMRISAAAVKREVAERESAAEQGAAPGASGGTAGSGQAAAGGSSRSGTAGDTAGAHGPSLGGPVPAESASDEGAESSVPESGTDDRAGSAAADDAEAASGRSDNGSADGADTSGGAEGSAGSGGAGTAEAAEGAATPASPSQDGSGRADGAEARAATPQDAAVQDAAVQDAAVQDSVPGEAAPADDADGDASAASPADDAQGAVSQAAGPAGPADAAVGDVQGAPSAWAPPPAPQNAVPPLPPSYQPAAPTPAAQWPAQPQPHPQAAAPAAQPQAGPAQPQEQPFQPQAPQAAPAAWNGPAPAPQQQGAPSTPQAPPAGYGFPPAAPANPAQGGYGFPPAGVPGPDAQAGYGFPPPGVPAPPAPNVQPAPPGPAPDAQGGYGFPPATGAPAGTPGVPTPPAQPGGYGFPPPPQPQPQAPQGDGQQPVDPRAGAAWPQPMQHDQRQPSNPGVAPLGYTAAVELSSDRLLNNKKQKARSGRPAAGGSRFRIGAKKEEAERQRKLELIRTPVLSCYRIAVISLKGGVGKTTTTTALGSTLAIERQDKILAIDANPDAGTLGRRVRRETGATIRDLVQAIPHLNSYMDIRRFTSQAPSGLEIIANDVDPAVSTTFNDEDYRRAIDVLGKQYPVILTDSGTGLLYSAMRGVLDLADQLIIISTPSVDGASSASTTLDWLSAHGYSDLVARSITVISGVRETGKMIKVEDIVAHFETRCRGVVVVPFDEHLAAGAEVDLDMMRPKTREAYFNLAAMVAEDFVRHQQAHGLWTSDGNPPPVAAPPMPGQPLPGQPGQSFPGQFYAGQPAQPYPGQQPVQPYPGQPGQPAYGQPHPGQPPVPNAQPGHPGQPGQPQPYPGAPAPEYHGGPGQFPPPQQAGQPYPQPPQPPQGPPPPQGQTPPPPPPQQ; this comes from the coding sequence GTGAACAGCGATCGGGACGGGATCCGCGGGGGCTGGGCCACGCCCGGCGATGACCAGTCCGACGCGGAGTCCGCCATCGAGACGACGGGCGAGTTCACCATCGACTACGCACCGCCTGCCTGGTACACCCAGAATGCCTCGGGCACGGTCGGTGAGGCACCGCAGACTCCCGCTCAGGCTCCGGCGCCCGGTCCCGCTCCAGCACCCGCTCAGGCTCCGGCGCCCGCTCCAGCACCCGCTGCGACTCACGCGCCCGCTCCGGCTCCGGCCGCCCCCGCGACTCCTCCCCCGCCTCCGCAGGCGGGGCCCCAGGTCGGCCTTCCCGACCTGCCTCCTGGCGGCGGCTTCCAGCCCGCCTGGGCACCCGCGGCCGCCGCCTCACCCGCGGCCGCCGCCCCGCCCGCGGCGCCCGAGGCGGAGGACGCCCAGAACGGCGACCTCGTCAGCGGTGCGACGATGCGGATCTCCGCCGCCGCTGTGAAGCGTGAGGTCGCGGAGCGCGAGAGCGCGGCCGAGCAGGGCGCTGCGCCGGGCGCGAGCGGCGGTACGGCCGGCAGCGGGCAGGCGGCCGCCGGCGGCTCTTCCCGCAGCGGTACGGCCGGGGATACGGCGGGAGCCCACGGGCCGTCACTCGGCGGGCCTGTTCCGGCGGAGTCCGCCTCCGACGAGGGCGCGGAGTCCTCCGTGCCGGAGAGCGGGACCGACGACCGGGCCGGTTCGGCAGCGGCCGACGACGCGGAGGCGGCTTCCGGGCGGTCCGACAACGGGAGTGCCGACGGGGCGGACACGTCCGGCGGGGCGGAGGGCTCCGCCGGTAGCGGTGGCGCAGGAACCGCGGAGGCTGCGGAGGGCGCCGCGACCCCCGCGTCCCCGTCCCAGGACGGCTCCGGCCGGGCCGACGGCGCCGAGGCGCGGGCGGCCACGCCGCAGGACGCGGCGGTACAGGACGCGGCCGTTCAGGACGCGGCGGTGCAGGACTCGGTCCCCGGGGAGGCCGCCCCGGCCGACGACGCAGACGGTGACGCATCCGCCGCCTCGCCCGCCGATGACGCGCAGGGCGCCGTGTCACAGGCAGCCGGACCGGCCGGCCCGGCCGACGCTGCCGTCGGCGACGTGCAGGGCGCTCCGAGCGCCTGGGCTCCCCCGCCGGCGCCGCAGAACGCGGTCCCGCCGCTGCCGCCGTCCTACCAGCCCGCCGCGCCGACACCCGCGGCCCAGTGGCCGGCGCAGCCCCAGCCCCACCCGCAGGCAGCCGCCCCGGCGGCGCAGCCGCAGGCAGGCCCGGCGCAGCCCCAGGAGCAGCCCTTCCAGCCGCAGGCGCCGCAGGCCGCGCCCGCCGCCTGGAACGGGCCCGCCCCGGCGCCCCAGCAGCAGGGCGCGCCGTCCACTCCACAGGCGCCCCCGGCCGGTTATGGTTTCCCGCCGGCGGCGCCTGCGAACCCGGCGCAGGGCGGCTACGGCTTCCCTCCGGCCGGCGTTCCCGGCCCCGACGCGCAGGCCGGCTACGGCTTCCCCCCGCCGGGGGTGCCGGCCCCGCCCGCGCCGAACGTCCAGCCCGCGCCTCCCGGCCCCGCCCCTGACGCGCAGGGCGGCTACGGCTTCCCGCCGGCCACCGGCGCACCAGCGGGAACCCCGGGCGTGCCCACACCTCCGGCACAGCCCGGCGGCTACGGCTTCCCGCCGCCGCCGCAGCCGCAGCCGCAGGCACCGCAAGGTGACGGGCAGCAGCCCGTCGACCCGCGCGCAGGTGCCGCCTGGCCGCAGCCCATGCAGCACGACCAGCGGCAGCCGTCCAACCCCGGGGTCGCGCCGCTCGGTTACACCGCGGCCGTGGAGCTGTCCTCCGACCGGCTGCTCAACAACAAGAAGCAGAAGGCCCGCAGCGGACGTCCGGCCGCGGGCGGTTCCCGCTTCCGTATCGGCGCCAAGAAGGAGGAGGCCGAGCGGCAGCGGAAGCTGGAGCTGATCCGGACGCCGGTGCTGTCCTGCTACCGCATCGCCGTGATCAGCCTCAAGGGCGGCGTCGGCAAGACCACCACCACGACGGCGCTCGGCTCCACCCTCGCCATCGAGCGGCAGGACAAGATCCTCGCCATCGACGCCAACCCCGACGCGGGCACGCTCGGCCGCCGGGTGCGGCGCGAGACCGGTGCCACCATCCGCGACCTCGTCCAGGCGATCCCGCACCTGAACTCGTACATGGACATCCGGCGGTTCACCTCGCAGGCGCCCTCCGGGCTGGAGATCATCGCCAACGACGTCGACCCGGCCGTGTCCACGACGTTCAACGACGAGGACTACCGCCGCGCGATCGACGTGCTGGGCAAGCAGTACCCGGTCATCCTCACCGACTCCGGTACCGGTCTGCTGTACAGCGCCATGCGCGGTGTGCTCGACCTCGCCGACCAGCTCATCATCATCTCCACGCCGTCCGTCGACGGCGCGAGCAGCGCCAGTACGACGCTGGACTGGCTGTCGGCCCACGGGTACAGCGACCTGGTCGCCCGCTCCATCACCGTGATCTCCGGTGTGCGCGAGACCGGCAAGATGATCAAGGTGGAGGACATCGTCGCCCACTTCGAGACACGCTGCCGGGGTGTCGTCGTGGTGCCCTTCGACGAGCACCTGGCCGCCGGTGCCGAGGTCGACCTCGACATGATGCGTCCGAAGACACGCGAGGCGTACTTCAACCTCGCGGCGATGGTGGCCGAGGACTTCGTCCGGCACCAGCAGGCGCACGGACTGTGGACCTCCGACGGCAACCCGCCCCCGGTGGCGGCCCCGCCCATGCCGGGCCAGCCCCTGCCGGGGCAGCCGGGGCAGTCGTTCCCGGGGCAGTTCTACGCCGGGCAGCCGGCGCAGCCCTACCCGGGGCAGCAGCCCGTACAGCCGTACCCCGGGCAGCCCGGCCAGCCCGCCTACGGCCAGCCCCATCCCGGCCAGCCCCCTGTCCCGAACGCTCAGCCCGGCCACCCCGGCCAGCCTGGCCAACCGCAGCCCTACCCCGGTGCTCCCGCCCCCGAGTACCACGGCGGGCCCGGGCAGTTCCCGCCCCCGCAACAGGCCGGGCAGCCCTACCCGCAGCCCCCTCAGCCTCCCCAGGGACCCCCGCCCCCGCAGGGCCAGACCCCGCCTCCGCCCCCACCCCAGCAGTGA
- the eccE gene encoding type VII secretion protein EccE, with amino-acid sequence MASGTRTRSRDRVRAQGSPAPGQVPGQRPSAPDGRPSAPGALQLRSPRGQAGAFRLQRLVLLELAAAVLLVGWAVDAVALVPAAVVAVALVLLAFVRRRGRSLPEWAATARALRARQRRAAHVEIPLGTEPGLAPAVECEPALRTYSYGGRDRRPVGMIGDGTFVSAVVQVEADVTALRAERGRQPLPVALVRDALEVDGIRLESAQIVLHTQPAPALHLPQHSVAVTNYAPLQAQTGAPAVRITWIALKLDPELCQVAVAARGGGLVGAQKCLARIADHLASRLTGAGFRATVLNEEELTAAVATSACANPLVTAEAGRTGVRERRTEESGRMWRCDNRRHTTYWVRRWPQLGGRGPSLPQFVALLTAVPALATTFSLTLSRGERQETALCGHVRVTGRSDDELVAARRALEDAARQAGAGLARLDREQVPGMLATLPLGGAR; translated from the coding sequence ATGGCTTCCGGGACGCGGACCCGGTCCCGTGACCGGGTGCGGGCACAGGGCTCCCCGGCGCCCGGGCAGGTTCCCGGGCAGCGGCCGTCGGCGCCGGACGGCCGGCCCTCGGCACCCGGCGCGCTCCAGCTCCGGTCCCCGCGTGGACAGGCCGGGGCGTTCCGGCTGCAAAGACTGGTCCTGCTCGAACTCGCGGCCGCGGTCCTGCTCGTCGGGTGGGCCGTCGACGCCGTGGCCCTGGTGCCGGCGGCGGTCGTCGCGGTGGCGCTCGTGCTGCTCGCCTTCGTACGCCGCCGCGGCCGCTCACTGCCCGAATGGGCCGCTACGGCCAGGGCGTTGCGTGCCCGGCAGCGGCGGGCCGCGCACGTGGAGATACCACTGGGTACGGAGCCGGGACTGGCGCCCGCCGTCGAATGCGAGCCCGCCCTGCGGACGTACTCCTACGGCGGCCGGGACCGGCGGCCGGTCGGGATGATCGGGGACGGGACCTTCGTCAGTGCCGTCGTTCAGGTGGAGGCCGATGTCACCGCGTTGCGGGCCGAGCGGGGGCGGCAGCCGTTGCCGGTCGCTCTGGTGCGGGACGCCCTGGAGGTGGACGGGATCCGGCTGGAGTCGGCGCAGATCGTGCTGCACACGCAGCCCGCGCCGGCGCTGCACCTGCCGCAGCACTCGGTCGCCGTCACCAACTACGCACCGCTGCAGGCGCAGACGGGGGCCCCGGCGGTGCGCATCACGTGGATCGCGCTGAAACTCGACCCGGAGCTGTGCCAGGTGGCGGTGGCCGCGCGGGGCGGCGGGCTCGTAGGGGCGCAGAAGTGCCTCGCGCGGATCGCCGACCACCTCGCCAGCCGCCTGACCGGGGCGGGATTCCGTGCGACCGTCCTCAACGAGGAGGAGCTGACCGCCGCCGTCGCGACGTCCGCGTGCGCCAATCCGCTGGTGACGGCGGAGGCCGGGCGCACCGGGGTGCGGGAGCGGCGGACCGAGGAGTCGGGGCGCATGTGGCGCTGCGACAACCGCCGGCACACCACGTACTGGGTCCGGCGCTGGCCCCAACTGGGCGGCCGGGGGCCCTCCCTGCCCCAGTTCGTGGCGCTGCTCACGGCCGTACCTGCGCTGGCCACGACGTTCAGCCTCACGCTCTCGCGCGGGGAGCGGCAGGAGACCGCTCTGTGCGGGCACGTGCGGGTGACCGGGCGCAGCGACGACGAACTGGTGGCCGCGCGGCGCGCACTGGAGGACGCCGCACGGCAGGCGGGTGCGGGGCTGGCCCGCCTCGACCGGGAGCAGGTGCCCGGCATGCTCGCCACGCTGCCCCTCGGAGGTGCCAGGTGA
- the eccB gene encoding type VII secretion protein EccB, with product MASRRDQLNAYSFAKRRMLASFVQSSPDGSEEGAPRPLRAVLPSTLVGVVVMAVFGAWGMFKPTAPQGWDTPNAKVIIASKSTTRYVVLKTDGKVQLHPVLNMASAKLLLNPGQGEVVTVAESVLDSGRIPHGVTIGIPYAPDRLPSDKEAGAAKRWAVCERPSAGGRSIQKAALVLAQRDMKRTEGRERLHGGELLYVVDPDQNRYVVDASGTAYPVDAGDELLLRTVVGSGRDPERVSKEWLATLHQGDRITFPRIDGVPGQAAGVSGQLDTSANRVGMVLKAFDNNKEQYYVVLPGRVAPVSAFVAQLLLFSKDLAKLGQAGHAQEVSPGAFVPGQPFGTAHRWPTENPVPVNDASGQAGSRSTICNVLTGVDGGNGETTLSTWAGTDFPAPLPIGSASAYVTPGSGQVYRQFQGKETKAGPVFLVTDTGLRYVLQSNSDSATDDAGIGTTAQERKELQQEAQEAQTRLGYAGVSPAPIPAAWSEFLPTGPRLSTAAARQPQGS from the coding sequence ATGGCATCTCGGCGGGACCAGCTCAACGCCTACAGTTTCGCGAAGCGCCGCATGCTCGCGTCCTTCGTCCAGTCGTCCCCCGACGGCTCGGAGGAGGGGGCGCCCCGGCCGCTGCGGGCCGTGCTGCCGAGCACCCTCGTGGGCGTGGTCGTCATGGCGGTCTTCGGCGCCTGGGGGATGTTCAAGCCGACGGCGCCGCAGGGCTGGGACACGCCCAACGCCAAGGTGATCATCGCCAGCAAGTCGACCACTCGATATGTCGTTCTGAAGACCGACGGCAAGGTCCAGCTGCACCCGGTCCTCAACATGGCGTCCGCGAAACTGCTCCTCAACCCCGGTCAGGGCGAGGTCGTCACCGTCGCCGAGTCGGTGCTCGACAGCGGCAGAATCCCCCACGGCGTCACCATCGGCATCCCCTACGCCCCCGACCGCCTCCCCTCCGACAAGGAAGCGGGCGCCGCCAAGCGCTGGGCCGTCTGCGAACGCCCGAGCGCGGGCGGCCGCTCCATCCAGAAGGCCGCCCTGGTCCTGGCCCAGCGGGACATGAAGCGGACGGAGGGCAGGGAGCGGCTGCACGGCGGCGAACTCCTCTACGTCGTGGACCCCGACCAGAACCGCTACGTCGTCGACGCGAGCGGCACGGCCTACCCCGTGGACGCCGGGGACGAACTCCTGCTGCGCACCGTCGTCGGCTCCGGCCGCGACCCGGAACGGGTGTCGAAGGAGTGGCTGGCGACCCTGCACCAGGGCGACCGGATCACGTTCCCGAGGATCGACGGCGTTCCCGGCCAGGCCGCCGGCGTCTCCGGCCAGCTGGACACCTCCGCGAACAGGGTCGGCATGGTGCTCAAGGCGTTCGACAACAACAAGGAGCAGTACTACGTGGTGCTGCCCGGCCGGGTCGCCCCCGTGTCCGCGTTCGTCGCCCAACTGCTGCTGTTCAGCAAGGACCTCGCCAAGCTCGGCCAGGCCGGTCACGCCCAGGAGGTGAGCCCGGGCGCGTTCGTACCCGGGCAGCCGTTCGGCACCGCCCACAGGTGGCCCACCGAGAATCCCGTGCCCGTGAACGACGCCTCCGGCCAGGCCGGCAGCCGCAGCACGATCTGCAACGTGCTGACCGGCGTGGACGGCGGCAACGGCGAGACCACCCTCAGCACCTGGGCGGGTACGGACTTCCCCGCTCCGCTGCCCATCGGCTCCGCCAGCGCCTACGTCACCCCGGGCTCCGGCCAGGTCTACCGGCAGTTCCAGGGCAAGGAGACCAAGGCGGGGCCCGTCTTCCTCGTCACCGACACCGGGCTGCGCTACGTGCTGCAGTCCAACTCCGACAGCGCCACCGACGACGCCGGGATCGGCACGACGGCCCAGGAGCGCAAGGAACTCCAGCAGGAGGCGCAGGAGGCCCAGACCAGGCTCGGGTACGCCGGCGTCAGCCCGGCGCCGATCCCCGCCGCGTGGTCGGAGTTCCTGCCCACCGGACCCCGCCTCTCGACCGCCGCGGCACGCCAGCCGCAGGGCTCCTAG
- the mycP gene encoding type VII secretion-associated serine protease mycosin, producing the protein MTATTLVATVTLLAPRAAADDSFSDQCTFPNKAYPGRPWALQRVNLDELWAQSRGNGVRVAVIDTGVDVTNPQLTHAVDAKSGKNFLPPKDDKGKKVDGAGTAATTDTVGHGTKVAGIIAARPMKGSGFVGLAPEATIIPLKQNDAEGHGTAQTLADAIQYAVRARADVINISQDTSNAVEPAPSLKQAIDAALARNIVVVASAGNDGVGGNVKKTYPASYDGVLAVAASDRNNERASFSQSGDFVGVAAPGVDMVSTVPKGGHCVDNGTSFSAPYVAGVAALIKAKHPKWTAREIVAQIEQTAERTIAGHDRLVGWGVVDPVQALTEDDHPIEAPDPQDGFTKAEAPAPAKLQLGETPDERNTRLGTYVVVGAAVLVAGLGGTAVAVRDARRRARRVAGAE; encoded by the coding sequence ATGACGGCCACGACCCTGGTCGCCACGGTCACGCTGCTCGCGCCCCGCGCCGCGGCGGACGACTCCTTCTCGGACCAGTGCACGTTCCCCAACAAGGCCTATCCCGGCCGCCCCTGGGCCCTCCAGCGGGTCAACCTCGACGAACTGTGGGCCCAGTCCAGGGGAAATGGCGTGCGTGTCGCCGTCATCGACACCGGTGTCGACGTGACGAACCCGCAACTCACCCACGCGGTGGACGCGAAGAGCGGCAAGAACTTCCTGCCGCCGAAGGACGACAAGGGCAAGAAGGTCGACGGGGCCGGCACCGCCGCCACGACGGACACGGTCGGCCACGGCACCAAGGTCGCCGGCATCATCGCCGCCCGCCCGATGAAGGGCAGCGGCTTCGTCGGACTCGCGCCCGAGGCCACGATCATCCCCCTCAAGCAGAACGACGCGGAGGGCCACGGCACGGCCCAGACCCTGGCGGACGCGATCCAGTACGCGGTCCGGGCCAGGGCCGACGTCATCAACATCTCCCAGGACACCTCGAACGCGGTCGAACCGGCCCCCTCGCTCAAGCAGGCGATCGACGCGGCGCTGGCCCGGAACATCGTCGTGGTGGCGTCGGCCGGCAACGACGGTGTGGGGGGCAACGTCAAGAAGACGTACCCGGCTTCCTACGACGGAGTGCTGGCCGTGGCGGCCTCCGACCGCAACAACGAACGCGCCTCCTTCTCCCAGTCGGGCGACTTCGTCGGCGTGGCGGCCCCCGGCGTCGACATGGTCTCCACCGTGCCGAAGGGCGGCCACTGCGTCGACAACGGGACGAGCTTCTCGGCGCCCTACGTGGCCGGCGTTGCCGCCCTGATCAAGGCCAAGCACCCGAAGTGGACCGCCCGCGAGATCGTCGCCCAGATCGAACAGACCGCCGAGCGGACGATCGCCGGGCACGACCGTCTCGTGGGCTGGGGCGTGGTCGATCCCGTCCAGGCGCTCACGGAGGACGATCACCCGATCGAGGCGCCCGACCCGCAGGACGGCTTCACCAAGGCCGAGGCGCCCGCCCCCGCGAAGCTCCAGCTCGGCGAGACCCCGGACGAGCGCAACACCCGCCTCGGCACGTACGTGGTCGTCGGTGCGGCGGTCCTGGTCGCCGGCCTCGGGGGCACGGCGGTGGCGGTCCGGGACGCGCGCAGGAGGGCACGGAGAGTGGCGGGGGCGGAGTGA
- a CDS encoding WXG100 family type VII secretion target, with translation MADGRKLDSREVIRLEKSIIQRYESIKGQLARLQGTIDMIESNWTGQGAGAFNAKQTEINDHVVALGQMLEKVLDGVNLTRKDKEQLEQELHSGIHQIDVQDLGGSTSALSSY, from the coding sequence ATGGCCGACGGCCGGAAGCTTGACAGTCGCGAAGTCATCAGGCTCGAGAAATCCATCATCCAGCGCTACGAGTCGATCAAGGGGCAGCTGGCCCGGCTCCAGGGCACGATCGACATGATCGAGAGCAACTGGACCGGCCAGGGCGCCGGGGCGTTCAACGCCAAGCAGACGGAGATCAACGACCACGTGGTCGCCCTCGGGCAGATGCTCGAGAAGGTCCTCGACGGAGTCAACCTCACCCGCAAGGACAAGGAACAGCTCGAGCAGGAACTGCACAGCGGGATCCACCAGATCGACGTGCAGGACCTGGGCGGCAGCACCTCCGCCCTGAGCAGCTACTGA
- a CDS encoding WXG100 family type VII secretion target — MTNVHYQDLAVKYGVLDALTTELGNVAKKLEEDISALKGDVQRIAEGWGGDAYEAFTTQHKKWDAHANGIHQALVTIGHRIHEAGGDYRSGDHKAAGYFQ; from the coding sequence ATGACGAACGTCCACTACCAGGACCTCGCCGTCAAGTACGGCGTTCTCGACGCTCTGACGACCGAACTCGGCAACGTCGCCAAGAAGCTGGAAGAGGACATCTCGGCCCTCAAGGGCGATGTCCAGAGGATCGCCGAAGGCTGGGGCGGCGACGCGTACGAAGCCTTCACGACGCAGCACAAGAAGTGGGACGCGCACGCGAACGGCATCCACCAGGCACTGGTGACCATCGGCCACCGCATCCACGAGGCCGGCGGCGACTACCGCTCCGGCGACCACAAGGCAGCCGGCTACTTCCAGTGA